The genomic region TCTCGCGAGACCGAGGCTCATGCGCTCGCTGTGCCCGGCTGAGGTTCCCCCGGCAGCTCGGAACCTTTGACCACGCCGGGAGCCTGCCGGGGAATCCAATCCCAGGCTCCTCCCTTTTACTCCTCCTGCGCATATCGACTACCGCGACGGCGCGGCACTCACCCAGGCAGTCCTGCGCCGTCCGGCCCGATCCGGCCGCCGCGAGCGACGGCCAGATCACCATGCGAGCCGATCCTCGGGCCCGACAAGTGCCGCTGCCGCGGCTCCCATCATTCCGGCCAAATTGGTGCAGATGGCTTGCTGTTTCGGTGTGTGCCCAGCTCAGCGGCAGCTAGACCGGTTCGCCTCGACCTGTCGGCCCACCTTCAAGCCAATGGCGCGACGGTCACCACGTGAGGGCCCATGACGGCGTTCTCATCGGCCCACCTCGCTCGGGGTCGACAACGAGCGGCGCATGATTTCAGAAGGCCGCAGTGATCGTCCGCCTATCCGCAGGGACCTGAGTTGTCCACAGCTGATGCGATCAGGCATTGATCGGCTGGGCCACTACTGCTGAAGTACCTGCGCGGGGACGACGCCACGTCCCATCCAACGACGAAGGAGCGCAGCTATGACCCGGGATCAACGCAGCCGATCACGGCGCACGGAAAGGCCCACACCACTGGAGCACCTCACCGGTGTCACCGGCCCCATCGGCGCGACGGCCGCCCTCATCGCCGCCGTCGCCAGGCTGCTGACAGCCGCCGCCACACTGACGGTGAGTCGCTGATGCCCGCCGTCGAGGTATGGCTGCTCGGCGGACCCGCCGACGGCCGCATCACCCACATTGAAGTTGACGACGACGGCTCCCTTCCACAGGCCATCTTCCTGACGCAGAGCGGCGCCTACCTCGGTGCCCGAGATCATCCCAGCCAGCCGGTGCAGCACCGCTACCTCCGCTGCGCCGGCGAGGTCGACCCGCCAACCTTCCAGTACGACGGCCCTCTCCCCCAGGACCAGTGACGTCAGCATGGGCTGCCGACCGACCGAAAGCCAAAGCGGCCTGTGTTCCGACCAGGGAACGACACCACCCCAGCCCGGCCACCTCGCTACCCAACACCATCCGCTGGTCGAACACTTGTACGATTCGCTGGTGGAGGATGTGGCGGCACGCTGGTGGAACGGGATCTGGGGGCGCCTGGGCCGCCGAGATGTGTGGCTCGTCCGCGAGGTCCGGTGGAAGGTCACCGCCCGAGCCGGCGACAGCGAGACCGGCCGGGTGCTGCGGTGGGAGTTCGACACCGAGGACGAGGCGCTCGCCATGGTCAAGCGTCTGCTCGCCGCCGACGCGGGCGGCCAGTGGCGCACGCAGTCCGGCGACAGCCAGCCGCCACAGCAGGCATAGCGTCCGACCTGCGGTCCGCAGCCCTGGGGGGCCGCAGACCGCAGGCCAAGGTCGAGGTCAGGAGCTGCAGGTGTTGAGCATGCTTTGCAGTGCGGATTTCTCCGACGACTGCAGGGTCAGGCCCCAGTTGTACTTCACGGTGATCCACATTTTGCTGTAGGTGCACCGGTACGACGACAGAGGCGGCTGCCAGGTCGAGGGATCCTGGTCGCCCTTGGACTGGTTGACGTTGTCCGTCACAGCGATCAGCTGTGGGCGGGTGAGGTCGTTGGCGAAGCTCTGCCGGCGGCTGGTCGTCCACGAGTTGGCGCCGGAGCGCCACGCCTCGGCCAGCGGCACGACGTGGTCGATGTCGACGTCGGAGGCCGCCGTCCAGGTCGCCCCGTCGTACGGGCTGTACCAGCGGCCGGAGGTGGCCGCGCAGGAGCTGTTGACGACGACGGAGGTGCCGTCGCGCTTGAGGACCTGCTCGCGGGTGTTGCAGCTCCCGCTGATGGTGATCCAGTGTGGGAACAGGTCACGGGAGTAGCCGCTGGTCGAGCCTTGCGCCGCCACGGTCAGGGCGTTGAGTTGCGACTGGGCCGTCGCCTTCGACGGGATCCCGGGAGGTGCGGCCGACGCGGGCTGCGCGCTGACGCCGACCAGGCCGGCGCCGGCCAGCGCGGCGAGAACGACTGCGGCGGCGTGGCGCGTGGCGCGTGAAAAACGGGCAGAGACTCGGGTTACCCGCATGGGGGCCTCCTCGACACGGGGTGGACGGCAACCGTCCCTGAGGATCATGTCCATCGAAGGCCATGTTTGTGAAGAGGTGAGGACGCAGTCACAAACTTTGAGGGCCGACATTTCGTTGGTTCCCCGGCACACGGTCGAGCGGGATGCGGCCGACGGCGATGTCGGGGCGGGGAAGCAGATGCCGAGTCAGCACATCGCAAGGCCTCGACGGTCAGGACCAGTTCTTCAGCGAAGGTCCCGGACGGCTGGCGGAGCACCGGCTGCGCCGGCAGGGCAGCCGGCAAGAGTGCCTGGGCTTACGCCGCTGAAATCGCGAAGATCGTTACAGGGCTGGAGCACAGCGACCATAAGGGTCACTATGTTGCTATCGCCGCCTGCGACGCGGACAGTCCTCAGGCACCTCGGGCACTGGTGGCGTGGGTGTTCAACTCCGTGGATCGACACGAACCGATACCCAACGCGGATTGCGCCTTGTCGGGGCTATCCCGCTCGCCTGAAAATTACCTACCTTGATTGGTCCCGAGCCTCCGCCCGGGACCCATCTCGGCACGAGAGCGGCCTCGGCCGCACGCGCCTCAGCGAGCCGATCCCGCGCACGCTCATAGCCGAGATGAGTATGCCGAAGCCCGAGCCGCAGCGATGGCAGGCAACCCGGCCAGACACCGTGAGGCGGGATCGCCTCCGATGGCGGGGCTCTGATCCGAAATCAGATTCGGCGCAGCAGCGCACTCGCCAACGCCAGGTACTCGATCGCTTCCGCTTCGGAGTCGGGCAGGTCCGCACCATGCGCCCGGGGATTACGAAGGCCAGCCATCGCCCCAGCGAATAGGAATCGGAATCCCTCGCGTTCGTCCTGCGCGTTGCGGCCGTCGTGTCGGGCGACGTCGATGATCGGGCTCTGGGGGTTGAAGGCGCGGTGCATGAGCGGGACACCGGTTTCGGTCAGGCCGGATTTCGTCTGGACCTGCAGCTCCACGGCTTGAAAAGCGGCCAATACGGCCTTGCTGTAGTGACCGTCTGCGAACAACGCGCCTGCCGCCTGGGACACGGTGGGGTGCATCCCGGGGATTTCTACCCGCCGGTCAGCGGGTGCGGGCCGAGTTGTAACGGGCTCGATTTCGGCCGTTACGCGTTGGGCGGATGCCGGAAGTCCGCGCCGGCTGTGGTAGGTCACCCGTGTCGCTCGATACAGCTTGGCCTTCCCCGAGGGAAGGCGCTGCTCGATGAGATCCCCCTCCTCAAGGTCGGTGTCGAGCGGGAATGTAGCCGTCTTGGCTGACATCAGAGCAAAGACATCGACACGTGTCTCACCCTCGGAGCTGCGGCGGACGATGGCGACTTCTTCCATGTGACGCCCGAGTGGTCCGCTCAGCCGGGCGGCACGCATCTCCCCTGCGGGGGTACTCATCTTGTTCTCCTTGCCTCATCGGAGCGCGGACGGTTCGACGAAATACGAACCGCCCCGGCTCTGGCGGTGTCATGCAGGCGGGGCGGTCACCAGGAGCACGTCCGCCGGGCGCAGACCCGGCTGCGTGAGCACCTCCGGAGTGTTCCCTTCGCCGGTCAGGAACTCGCTCGCGGCCTGACCTTGAGCGAGCGCCGAGGCGAGGGATTGGCCGCTCGCGATAGCGGCGTAGAACTTGATCGCGAATGCCTTCGCGGCGGCGTCGCTGATCTCGTCAACCATCGCCACGATCACCGGCACGGCCTCCAGCAATGTTTCCGCGCCATCATACGAATCGCATGCGTTGAGCACGAGCAGCGTCGGCGGGTGATCCGTACCCTTCAACAGCCGCCCCAACAGTGCGAAACCGACGTCCACACCGTCGGGGTTGTCCGTGTCAGTGCCGTCGAAGAACAGCCCTCCGGCAGACCCGTGCCCCGAGAAGTGCATGACGTGCGGCCGCTGGTCGTTGAGGGCGTTGAACAGGTCGTCGAACGTCGCCGCGGGCCAGTGGTCAATCGTCACCTGGTCCCGGTGGATGGCCCGCTTGACCGCTTCCCTGACCTCGCGTACCTCCCGGTCGACCCGTAGCCGATCCTCGCCATCGGGGCTCGCGGTGAGGTACGCGACCCGCAGCGGTTCTTCCTTTGGCTGCGCGGGCTCCGAAGACCGCGGGCGGGATGCCGCCGCCACCTCGCGAGCGTGCGCTAGTTCGCGACGCCGCCGGCGCTGGTCGTCGCGGTCGCGCGCCTTCGTCGCGGTGGTCTCGGCCTGGGTGAGCGCCTTCGAGGTCGTCGCGATCGTCTTTGCCACGGCGGCCAACTTCTTGCCGTAGTCGGCAGCCTTATCGTCGTGCTTTACAGCATCCTGCTCGGCCCGGTTGGCCTCTTTGATTAACCGCTGGATAGACGACGCGACCTTGGTTCGCTGCGCCTGGCCGGCCTTAGTAGCAGCCTTCTCCCGGAGCTTGGCGGCGGCGGTGCGTTCCGCGCCCTGCTTCTTCGACAGATCCGCTTCTTCCTTCTTCAGCTTCGCCAGCTGATCCTTCAGGTAGTCAGGCGTCGGCACGCTGCCCTCCTCGTCACGGCGATCCGATCTCCCCCACGGATAGATCATTGAAGCGCCCACACAGGCGAACACGCGTACGACACGCCGACACATGTGGGGCAGCAGTGACGCCTTGCCCACAAGATCTTGTGGGCAAGGCTGCTGAGACGAATCCGGCGCCCATGCGTCCGCATGCCGACTTCACCCGACCCGACGCCGACCTCGCACACAAAAACGTCCGGACAACCGACAATGTCGACCACTGGATCCGCGAACATCGCCCCGAACCGCGCGTACTGATCTGCCGCGCCAAGCGCGCTGGTGCTCGGCTCGACGGGTGGCGGACCGTTGGGCATGACTGCCTTTGCATGCTTCCGATCAAGCCGCTACCACCTTCGACGAGGGTGTTCTCCGTGCCTCGATGGCCACCTACCTGGGCCGCCACCGCGGTCAGGCCCGCTTGCACATCGGGTCGAGTCTCAAGATCTTCCTGACCCGGTTCGCGCGGGCCGCGTCGATATTGAGCTGAATGTGCGCTGGTTGCAGGAGATCCGCTGCTAACAGCCTCGAGCCGTCACTCGCCGGTTGTCGGTCGTCGTCGGCTTTACCGAGTCTGCGTCATCGGCCAAGTCCTGCCGTACCCACCGGCCGACTACGTACGCCAGCCACCGGCGCCGGTCGATTCGCCCACGCTCGGGCTGGGACACCTGCAGTTCGAAGCGTTGATCAGCACGGCGCGGCTGTCGTCGAACCCAGCAGCAAGTCGCAGCGCGGCCGGTGAAGAGACGAGCCGCAAGGTCGATCCCGGGGCGTCCGCAAAGGAGCGCCACGCTGCCGGTCAGCGCCTCCTACGGCGCCGACGGGAAGCGACGCCGCGATGTCGCACGACTCGACGATCGGATCCCACTCGGTCACGGCGCCATCATGCTGAATCCTGCGACCTACACCCAGCCTTGTTCCCGCGCGAGCAGCATCGCCTCGGTGCGCCCGCCAACGCCGAGCCTTGCATAGAGGTCCCGCAGCAGTCGGAACATCATCCGTTCGGAATAGCCGGATTGGGCCGCCACCCTTGCCACCGTCGCTCCGCCCGCGAGCATCCGCAGCCAGCCCAGCTCGCGATCATCGAGGCGCACGTCGTCGTCCCAGCGGGCGGCGCGGCGCAGCAGCTCGCGGACGGTCGCGGCGGGCAGTACGGATTCATCGCGGCGGACCGCCCGGCAGGCTTCGAGCAGACGCTCAGCGGTCACGTCACGGGGAAGCACTGCGGTGGCACCGGCCCGGACGGCGCGTGTGGCGGCGGCCGCATCCGGCAGCAGGGCAACGATCCGCGCCGCCGGACGGGACCGGCCGAGGTCGCTGAGCAACTCCCACTGCGCCGGAGTGGTCAGGCCGATAACGATCAGGACCGGTGCCTCGTCGGAGCACCAGGCCAGCACGTCGGCGGGCTCGTCGACCGGATGGCCGTCCCGGCGCAGGGCGGCTGCGATGCCGGTACGCAGCAGTGGAAGCGGATCGGAGATTGCTGCCCGCACCATCATCGGCAAACTGTGCCGCAGTCATCGACGGTCGTCGCGCAGGCGCGCCTGATCTGGCGTCAGGCCCTGCCACGGCCGGCCCGGCACGGTGCCGATGCGTCATGGACCGCATGCGAACCGCCTGTTTACCGTCGGGTCGGAGGTGGGCCGATGACCGACGAGACCAACATCCCGCCGAAATCCAAGGTCCGCCTGCCCAAAACGATCAAGAAGTTGCGCAAGCGACTACGGAGCCGCAAGAAGAAGGGCACCTCAGTCGGCAAGAAGTGAGGCGGCCGCTGCCCTGGCGCGATCCACCACCGGCGACGACAACACCGACGCAACCTGGTCGATCAGGAGCTGCACCCGGCCCACCGCCCCGGATGCGCCGGTCAGGCGACGCGCGTTCTGGAAGGCCTCGATCATGCGTTCCTCGTAGGTGAGCGGATCGTCAATCGCGCGCACCAGCAGCACGACGCCGAGGAGGTCGTAGACCTCGAAGCTCTGCTTCTCAAGGCGCAGGTAGTCGTCCGCCAACCGATAGGCCTTGTCAAAGCTGGCGCCGGCGTTCGGGTCACCCAGGCGGTACTCGACCAGTCCCCGCAGCGTGAACGCCGGCAGCCCGGTGTGCCGCTGCTCGACCGTGGTGGCGAAGCGCGCCTCCTCGAGGGCGGGTGCCAACTCGTTGCGGCAGAGCAGCGCGAGAACGATGCGGTTTTTCGCCTCACGCAGCACGCGATTGTCGTTGCGCAGCGCCGCGCAGTCGATCGCCCGCTGGGCTGCAATGTGAGCGTCGTCGAATCGGCGAAGGTCAAGGTCTCGGGCGGACTGGGCGCAATAGGTCCAACCTTCCAGAGTCGTGTCGCGATGCCGCCGGTCGCGGCTGATCTTCCGGGCGGCCATGTAGCAGCTCTCGGCGGCGTCGGTGTCGCCCTCGAATCCCCGCAGCCAAGCCTCGTTCAGCCACAGCTCCCCGGACATCAGGGACTTGTTGTCATGGTGCTTGATCAGCAGGTCGCGGGCAGCCCGGATGTGACTTTCGGCACCCGGCAGGTCTCCCGTGCGAGTGGCGCAGATGGCGAGTCCCGACCGCGCCTTGACAGCCTCGTGCCATTGGTCGTCGCGGGTGGTGTGGGCAAACGCGTCGGCATAGTGACCGGCGGCCGCCTCAACTCTCTTGTACTGATAGTTGACGCTGCCGGCCTGGAGGTGGAACTCGACGACGCGATCGACCGGCAACGACTGCACCAACTCGGCCGCGGTGCCGATGCGGCTCGCCGCCTCGGCGAACTCGCCCAGCTGAAGGTGTCCGTTAGCCAGCATGGACAGCACTGGCACCTGCATCTCGGGCTTGGTGAACTCTCCTTCTAGTCGGCGCAGCCACGGTGCGAGCAGGTAGGTTTGCCCCCATCCGAAGAGCCATCCGTCGTCCATGGCCTCGACCGACTGCACCGCGCCGCTCAGGTCACCGGCCTGGATCCGCAGCTCGACCTCGCTGAACTGCGGTCCAAGGTCCTCGACGCGCTGCGGATCCTCCCGCGCCACCGAGATTTGATACTCGGCTGCCCAGACGCTGAGATCGAGCAAAGTCCAGTGGAACGACTCCTCGTCGTAATCGTCAATGTCCCCGGCCGGAACGCCGCCCAGCACGATAGCGGCGTCGTCCGCGGATGGGATGAAGTACCGGTCGCCGTCGGCACGGATGACGCGTCGCGCACTGAGCAGCTGCAAGGTGCTGGCGCTGCGGACCTTGGGACGATAAGGGCCGAGCAGGAAGTCAACCGCCACCGCGGGGACCGGCTGGCCGAAGACGGCCAGCGCGGTAAGGACCGAGCGGTCCAGGTCCGGCAGGACGTCGAGGATCCGGTCCATCAGGTACGCCGCGGGCGTCGCGTCGCCCAGCTCGGTCTCCAGCGACTCGATCAGCGTCGTGACCGTGCAACGGGCATCACTGTGCAGCAGGGCGGTCACGAGCTCCAGCGTGCGTGGGTGACCCTGCGCGAGGTGGGAGAGGAATCGGCGATCGGCGTTCGTGGCGGTGCCGAGCCCGCGGCGGTCCCGCGCGTCCATCGCCCTGAGGAGTTCCGCGCCGAAGCTGTCGTCCAGGCCGGCACCGAGCTCAATCCGGGTGGCCGACGACCGCCGGAGCGGCAGCTCGATCGGCGACGACGAGGCGAGCACCAGGACGATGGACTGCTGTTCGCGGCGGTGGATCGTCTCGATGAGTCGTCCGAGCTCGGTGTCGGTCAGCCGTCCCTCCGTGTCGACGATCCGCTCCACGTTATCGAGTGCCAGCACCACGCGGCCGGGCCGGAGGCGGTCCAGAATCTCGCTGGCCGCGCTGCGCCAGCTGACGTCACCGTCCCGCAGCATCTCCTGACAGCGGCCGTCCTCACGGTCGTCGTCAGCCATCCGGGCGAGCGCACCCAGCACCGTCGCGGGCGACACCTCCAGCTGACCGAACGCCGGCAGGTAGGCGAACCAACGCACCTCGTCGTTCGAACCGTCCAGAGCGTCCGCCAGCTTGGACAGCATCGCCGTCTTGCCGCTGCCGGCCTCACCTGTGAGCAGGACGACGAGCGGGCTCTTGGCGTCTCGGACGGCGTCCAGCAGGGCGGCACGCTCGGTCACGCGATCTTGGAACTCGGTCGGCGGCACGGCCGGCGGCCTGCTCAGGAAGCGGGTGCCCGGTCCAGATGTGCTGCGTGGCCGGCGCCGGACCGCGCGTTGGACGGCCAGCTCGGTCTCGAGTTCGGCGTCGTCGTCGGCGTCGAGCTCGAGACGGCGCTGCTCGTCGGCGATCTGCCGGTCGGCGAGATCGAAGAACTCGTCGTCGCCGGGGTGGTGCCGCGCCCAGAGTTCGCGTTCCCTCAGAAGCCGGGTGCGCTGATACTCCGGCGATGAGAGCTGCAGCAGCCGCTTGCGCAGAGCGGCCCAGTCGGGTGCGCGCGGTGTGAAGAGGTCGAGCCGAGTGATCTGACTCAGTTGCAACGGCGTCTCCGCCTTCGGCGTCATCCGCAGGGGGATGACCGGCCGGTCCAGCTCCCGGGCCTTGCCGACCTCCTGCGCGCAGACGACGCTGGTATCCGCCGCATAGCCCGGAGTCATCAAAGCGAGCAGGACGTTGCACTCGCGGATCGCCCGCTGAATGACGGTGGGAAAGTGCTCGCCCGGCGGCCGCTCAGTGAAGAGGAACGGGCTCGCGTTCATCGTGGTGCGCAGCCAATGCGCCAGCCGGACGGCGTGCGGCTTGCCGTCGCCGCTGGAGAATGAGACGAAGACCTTCAGGTGGTCGACCGGTGGGGACACGGCGACCTCCCCACGCCGGAATCACTTCCTGTGCTCAGGCAGTCTCGCAGTGCGACCATGGCAGGGTCAAGACACCGATGGCGTGGTCCCGCCGGCCTTGCCGCCGAGCAGGCGAGCCTGCTCCTTCTTGAGCGTCGCGAAGCCGTCCCGCACGTACGTAACGAACGGC from Micromonospora profundi harbors:
- a CDS encoding HNH endonuclease family protein, with translation MRVTRVSARFSRATRHAAAVVLAALAGAGLVGVSAQPASAAPPGIPSKATAQSQLNALTVAAQGSTSGYSRDLFPHWITISGSCNTREQVLKRDGTSVVVNSSCAATSGRWYSPYDGATWTAASDVDIDHVVPLAEAWRSGANSWTTSRRQSFANDLTRPQLIAVTDNVNQSKGDQDPSTWQPPLSSYRCTYSKMWITVKYNWGLTLQSSEKSALQSMLNTCSS
- a CDS encoding TIGR02391 family protein, whose protein sequence is MSTPAGEMRAARLSGPLGRHMEEVAIVRRSSEGETRVDVFALMSAKTATFPLDTDLEEGDLIEQRLPSGKAKLYRATRVTYHSRRGLPASAQRVTAEIEPVTTRPAPADRRVEIPGMHPTVSQAAGALFADGHYSKAVLAAFQAVELQVQTKSGLTETGVPLMHRAFNPQSPIIDVARHDGRNAQDEREGFRFLFAGAMAGLRNPRAHGADLPDSEAEAIEYLALASALLRRI
- a CDS encoding CHAT domain-containing protein encodes the protein MPTPDYLKDQLAKLKKEEADLSKKQGAERTAAAKLREKAATKAGQAQRTKVASSIQRLIKEANRAEQDAVKHDDKAADYGKKLAAVAKTIATTSKALTQAETTATKARDRDDQRRRRRELAHAREVAAASRPRSSEPAQPKEEPLRVAYLTASPDGEDRLRVDREVREVREAVKRAIHRDQVTIDHWPAATFDDLFNALNDQRPHVMHFSGHGSAGGLFFDGTDTDNPDGVDVGFALLGRLLKGTDHPPTLLVLNACDSYDGAETLLEAVPVIVAMVDEISDAAAKAFAIKFYAAIASGQSLASALAQGQAASEFLTGEGNTPEVLTQPGLRPADVLLVTAPPA
- a CDS encoding response regulator transcription factor, encoding MMVRAAISDPLPLLRTGIAAALRRDGHPVDEPADVLAWCSDEAPVLIVIGLTTPAQWELLSDLGRSRPAARIVALLPDAAAATRAVRAGATAVLPRDVTAERLLEACRAVRRDESVLPAATVRELLRRAARWDDDVRLDDRELGWLRMLAGGATVARVAAQSGYSERMMFRLLRDLYARLGVGGRTEAMLLAREQGWV
- a CDS encoding TIR domain-containing protein encodes the protein MSPPVDHLKVFVSFSSGDGKPHAVRLAHWLRTTMNASPFLFTERPPGEHFPTVIQRAIRECNVLLALMTPGYAADTSVVCAQEVGKARELDRPVIPLRMTPKAETPLQLSQITRLDLFTPRAPDWAALRKRLLQLSSPEYQRTRLLRERELWARHHPGDDEFFDLADRQIADEQRRLELDADDDAELETELAVQRAVRRRPRSTSGPGTRFLSRPPAVPPTEFQDRVTERAALLDAVRDAKSPLVVLLTGEAGSGKTAMLSKLADALDGSNDEVRWFAYLPAFGQLEVSPATVLGALARMADDDREDGRCQEMLRDGDVSWRSAASEILDRLRPGRVVLALDNVERIVDTEGRLTDTELGRLIETIHRREQQSIVLVLASSSPIELPLRRSSATRIELGAGLDDSFGAELLRAMDARDRRGLGTATNADRRFLSHLAQGHPRTLELVTALLHSDARCTVTTLIESLETELGDATPAAYLMDRILDVLPDLDRSVLTALAVFGQPVPAVAVDFLLGPYRPKVRSASTLQLLSARRVIRADGDRYFIPSADDAAIVLGGVPAGDIDDYDEESFHWTLLDLSVWAAEYQISVAREDPQRVEDLGPQFSEVELRIQAGDLSGAVQSVEAMDDGWLFGWGQTYLLAPWLRRLEGEFTKPEMQVPVLSMLANGHLQLGEFAEAASRIGTAAELVQSLPVDRVVEFHLQAGSVNYQYKRVEAAAGHYADAFAHTTRDDQWHEAVKARSGLAICATRTGDLPGAESHIRAARDLLIKHHDNKSLMSGELWLNEAWLRGFEGDTDAAESCYMAARKISRDRRHRDTTLEGWTYCAQSARDLDLRRFDDAHIAAQRAIDCAALRNDNRVLREAKNRIVLALLCRNELAPALEEARFATTVEQRHTGLPAFTLRGLVEYRLGDPNAGASFDKAYRLADDYLRLEKQSFEVYDLLGVVLLVRAIDDPLTYEERMIEAFQNARRLTGASGAVGRVQLLIDQVASVLSSPVVDRARAAAASLLAD